In Paraglaciecola sp. T6c, the sequence CCTGCCTTTGAAGAGCGTTTATCCTTTCGATGTTTGGCCTTTGCTTTGTACAAATGTAGGTGTGCATGAAGCGGGCTTTTACGCCCTAATTGCCCACACCCAAGGTATTTGGCCCGAGAATTTGCACTGGGATAAAACGACTTATTACTTTGCCATGATGCTTGCCCATCCCGCTTAAATCCCACATCACCGCGCACTCGGCCTAGCCAGAACCATCCATGCTTTTCGACTTCACGAAACCAAGGGTTACGATAGCCTGCATCGGTCACAATCAACGGGCAACAACCCGACGGCAGGATACTCGCCAACTCCCGTAAAAACGGATTATGACTAACAGGTGAATTGTATTCACCGAATGAAAATACGCGCTCATAAAGCGTGACAGAGCGTCCTTGAACACTGACCGATGCACGTAAGGTTAAATGCCTGAGCTGCTCACGCACATCAGACCAATCCACAAGGACAACGGGCATGGGGTTAGCACCGCAAAGTAGCTTTGCGTGCCAACGATAGATGTCGAGCCGTTCATTATGTAGGTTGTTATTACCAAGCAGCCTGTCGATGCGTTTAATGTTGTGTTTCGGGGCCACGGAGCCTGAGATATTGCGTCCTAATTCGGTCAACGACAGTTGCTGACCATCTAGCAAAGATTGGGTGGCAACCATCAAAGAGGAAAGACGTTTGGCATGTAGATTAGGGCATTGTTTTTTAAGCAAATCGTGTAAGATATGAATATCACGCATGGTGTTGTTATCTAGTTGGTTTTTGGCGAAATTTATTAGATCAAATGGCGCTATGCGTGTCTATGTTATTGTTTCTGCTCATAATTATGAGGGGATTCGTTAGTTCGAAGCGTTATACCGCATCTTGTTTTTAGCAGTTTTTAATTTTAACCAAGTAAAAGGAATTATCATGAAAAAATGCTTACTTGCTTTATCAATCTCACTTCTATCTACCTCAGTAGTTGGTCAACTTCGTTTACAAAGGTGAAGTAGCTGACATTCCCATACAAGTGGCAGGTGGATATTGGGGCGACTCATACAGTGGTGTCGAACTCGGTTACAGATTTATTGAGCGTGAAGGCGCTTTTTCAAGCGCACAGGTAATCGCAGGCTATTCTCGTTTAGAAGACTCAAATGATTTTGTCGACGAATGGACCTACGTAGGTGCATCGGCAACATTTTCGTGGGGCGGATTTTATATTGAACCCGGTATATCTGTTGGTTCTGGAGACTATTCAAATACGCAACTGCTATTTCAAGCAGGGTACTTAAGGACGTTTTAAAACGGTATAACAACTCACTCAACTCTCTCACTTCGTTCGCAGGGCGCATATACGCAGGGCGGCTTCGCCATAATGCCCTACGTGCCTGCGCCCGTTATTGAAAAGTTAAAACCAATGACCGCTTTCGCTCATAGCCGTCTGTCAGAGTCGTTCGAAACCGGTCTGTCTCGAATATCATCATATGGGTGAGCTCAAACAGATTAAATGCGGTGGTGAAAATTCAATTTTGACGCTAAGAATCCGACCGGTGAGCTACATTCTGCCTACAAATTGTTGCCATGATAACAGGACTTCTTTGAAGTCTTCTAAGCCGCAACCGCAGATAGATTCCTGATCGTATAATTCGGTGTCTTCAGGAATATCAATTTCGCCTTCATCTCGGGTTATGGCCGCGTAAACTTCTATCTCATCTCGCGTTAAATCCATATTGAATTCACGCCCTTGCAACGCATATTGCTCAATGTCTTTGTGTTCTAATTGCTGAATAACATCCAACAAGTGCTTTATTTTCTGGCGATCTCGACCGAGCTCTTCACTGAACCATAAGCCGAGCGTTTCCGCTCCCATTTCAAAAATGGCGGCAGGCTCTGCGCGATCATTGCGAATAAATTGATAATCCATTAGGTGTCCAAAAAGATTGAGTTAAAAAATGTCGCCCCGGGCTTCGATCTGAGTTAAGTAAACTCGCAGATCAAATTCCAATTGGTGGTAATCCGGCAGCATATGTAAACATAGTTGATAGAATGCTTTGTTGTGATCTTTCTCTTTTAGGTGTGCTAATTCGTGCACTACAATCATATTGAGGAAGGGCTCTGGAACACGTTTGAATAGCGTACTCACGCGAAGCTCATTCTTGCTTTTGAGTTTCGCGCCCTGCACCCGTGAAACATACGTGTGTAAACCTAACGCATGGTTAACCACATGTATTTTTGGATCAAATGCGATTTTACTAAGCGGTGCAGACTTACGCATAAAACGGTTCTTTAGGCCCATAACATATTGCCGTAATGCATTGTCGTTGCTCACGTCATGCGCATGGGGATAGCATTTGAGCAAATAGTCTTTTAATTTATCTTGCTCAAGGAGCTGCTCTATTTTGTCTTGCAGGTGTCCAGGGTATGCAGCTAAGTACTTCATTGTATAAATATTAATGACTCTACTTTTTAGGCTCAGGCCAAACAAATTCACCAGTAGAAGCGGGCGCTTGAACGGTTTTCTTAGGGGATGAAGATTTGCTTCTAGTGGTATACAAATAAAGCTCTTCGACTTTGGCTCTAGCCCAAGGCGTTTTGCGTAAAAACTTTAAGCTTGATTTAACGCTTGGATCGCTTTTGAAACAATTGATTTTTACTTGCTCGTGCATTCGCTCCCAACCTAGCTTTTCGACCAGTGTTTCCACTATGTGTTGCAAGGTTAAGCCGTGCAAGGGATTGTTTTTTTGAACTGTCATTCTGTCACATCTGAAATAGTTTGATATTGGGCAATATAATCTGCGACGTTAGGACCAGGAGGTACGCTAAATTATGATGCCTGTTAGGGGTTGTGAATTCTCTACCGGCTGATCCGGGTAGGTAGCAAGTGTTTGCCGTGAACCGTGTTCGTCTATTTGCTCTAATTTAACAGAAAATCCCCACAAATGATGTAGATGCTTTAACACTTTATGTTGGCTGTCAGCCAGTGGAACACCGTTTTGTGGTAAATATGACAAGGTTAAAGAGCGGTCGCCTCGGGAGTCTACATCATACACTTGTATATTTGGCTCAAGATTACTCAAGTTATATTGCGCGGATAGCTTCTCTCTGATGGCGTGATAACCGGCTTCGTCATGAATGGCGGAAACATCGAGAAACGCGTTTTGTTCATCATCTTCAATGGCGAAAAACTTAAAATCACGCATTAGCTTTGGTGACATAAACTGACTGATAAAGCTTTCATCCTTAAAGTTTTGCATAGCGAAGTGGACTGTTTCCAACCAATCTTTGCCTGCAATTTCAGGAAACCATTGGCGGTCTTCATCAGTGGGTGATTGGCAAATGCGCTTTATGTCCATAAACATATTGAAGCCGAGTGCATATGGATTGAGGCCTGAATAATTCGGTTGATTATATGCCGGTTGTGCCACCACATTGGTATGGCTGTGTAAAAACTCGAGCATAAACTTATCTGTGAGTTTACCCTCATCGTAGAGATGGTTAAGTATATGGTAATGCCAAAAGCAGGCCCACCCCTCGTTCATAACCTGCGTCTGTTTTTGTGGGTAAAAATACTGAGATACTTTACGCACGATACGTACTAATTCTCGTTGCCAAGGTTCCAACAAGGGGGCGTTCTTTTCGATAAAATAGAGCACATTTTCTTGTGGCTCAGAAGGGAACCTTCGATTAGGTTCACTGCTTTTAGCTTCAGACTTGGGCAAGGTACGCCATAATTCATTCACTTGAGATTGGATATGTTGCTCACGATTTTGCTGGCGCTCCCGCTCGATCTGCATGGATATTTTCTGCGGCCGTTTGTAGCGGTCAACGCCGAAATTCATCAACGCATGACAAGAGTCGAGCACATTCTCGACTTCACTCACACCATATTTTTGTTCGCACTTAGCCACATAATTTTTGGCAAATAATAAGTAGTTTATGATAGAGCTAGCGTCTGTCCATGCTTTGAAAAGATAGTTGTTTTTGAAAAACGAGTTATGGCCGTAACAAGCATGGGCTATTACCAGTGCTTGCATAGGCATGGTGTTCTCTTCCATTAGATAGGCGATGCAAGGGTCTGAATTAATAACGATTTCGTAGGCCAATCCCATTTGGCCGCGGCGATAATTTTGCTCTGATTGAATAAATTTCTTGCCATAAGACCAATGGGCGTAATTAACCGGCATACCGATACTCGCGTAGGCATCCATCATGTGTTCAGCGGTAATAATTTCTATCTGGTTGGGATAAATGTCTAAGCCATAATGTTTCGCTACGCGATCAATCTCTTGTTCGTATTCGGTCAAAAGC encodes:
- a CDS encoding IS4-like element ISPat1 family transposase translates to MRDIHILHDLLKKQCPNLHAKRLSSLMVATQSLLDGQQLSLTELGRNISGSVAPKHNIKRIDRLLGNNNLHNERLDIYRWHAKLLCGANPMPVVLVDWSDVREQLRHLTLRASVSVQGRSVTLYERVFSFGEYNSPVSHNPFLRELASILPSGCCPLIVTDAGYRNPWFREVEKHGWFWLGRVRGDVGFKRDGQASWQSNKSFYPSANSRAKYLGCGQLGRKSPLHAHLHLYKAKAKHRKDKRSSKAGRNHTAQQSYRAGSKEPWLLATNLPENDKLNSKQLVSLYARRMQIEETFRDIKSPQYGMGLRHSNSRSTKRFDILLLIAMLAEWLLRLLGIIAVKQNWERAFQANTIRRRRVLSIIRLGREVRKRAKDYRMNSAQMTWAIAQYITWVHKEGRPIL
- a CDS encoding YacL family protein encodes the protein MDYQFIRNDRAEPAAIFEMGAETLGLWFSEELGRDRQKIKHLLDVIQQLEHKDIEQYALQGREFNMDLTRDEIEVYAAITRDEGEIDIPEDTELYDQESICGCGLEDFKEVLLSWQQFVGRM
- a CDS encoding M48 family metallopeptidase; protein product: MKYLAAYPGHLQDKIEQLLEQDKLKDYLLKCYPHAHDVSNDNALRQYVMGLKNRFMRKSAPLSKIAFDPKIHVVNHALGLHTYVSRVQGAKLKSKNELRVSTLFKRVPEPFLNMIVVHELAHLKEKDHNKAFYQLCLHMLPDYHQLEFDLRVYLTQIEARGDIF
- a CDS encoding VF530 family DNA-binding protein is translated as MTVQKNNPLHGLTLQHIVETLVEKLGWERMHEQVKINCFKSDPSVKSSLKFLRKTPWARAKVEELYLYTTRSKSSSPKKTVQAPASTGEFVWPEPKK
- a CDS encoding SpoVR family protein is translated as MKNTQADVQHKQTSDVLSDGPDWTFELLTEYEQEIDRVAKHYGLDIYPNQIEIITAEHMMDAYASIGMPVNYAHWSYGKKFIQSEQNYRRGQMGLAYEIVINSDPCIAYLMEENTMPMQALVIAHACYGHNSFFKNNYLFKAWTDASSIINYLLFAKNYVAKCEQKYGVSEVENVLDSCHALMNFGVDRYKRPQKISMQIERERQQNREQHIQSQVNELWRTLPKSEAKSSEPNRRFPSEPQENVLYFIEKNAPLLEPWQRELVRIVRKVSQYFYPQKQTQVMNEGWACFWHYHILNHLYDEGKLTDKFMLEFLHSHTNVVAQPAYNQPNYSGLNPYALGFNMFMDIKRICQSPTDEDRQWFPEIAGKDWLETVHFAMQNFKDESFISQFMSPKLMRDFKFFAIEDDEQNAFLDVSAIHDEAGYHAIREKLSAQYNLSNLEPNIQVYDVDSRGDRSLTLSYLPQNGVPLADSQHKVLKHLHHLWGFSVKLEQIDEHGSRQTLATYPDQPVENSQPLTGIII